The DNA segment TCTGTGCCTGTTCGCGGTGTTGGCGGTCATCGTCTGGCTGACGATCCGGCGGCAGCGGCGGCTGGTGCCGCCACCGGACAGCCAGACGGTGACGCAGCGGCTGCTCCGGCTGCTGCCGTACGGGACGGTCGTCTTCGCGATGTTCCTGCCGCTGGCTGCCGGTCTCTACGTGGTCACCACGATGGCGTGGTCACTGGCCGAGCGGACGATGTGGCTTCATCCGGTGGCGACCGCCGGCCGCGGCGACGCGACGGTCCAGACGTCGTTGCCGTCCGGCAATGGACCGAAGCCCACGTAGATGCCAAGCAGCAGCCGGCGCGCCGCGTCGGCTCTGCTCTCGTCGCTGACGCCGTACATCGGCACCGAAACGTCCAACCCCGGCAGGTGCGGCGCCAGCGCGAGATGCGGCAGCAACAACACCAGCAGCGAGATGAACGCGTCCAGGTCTGCCTCCGGATAGAGGTCGCCACGACACACCGCGCGCTCCGCGAAAGGCCGGATCGTGTTGACATAGATGCGGTTGACCGGTGCGCGTACGGCCGTGCGCACCTGCGGATCCAGCTCCAGGTTGGTCGCCGCGGTGACGCCGCGCTCCAGCGGATGCTCGGCGTAATAACGCATCCACGCGTCGACCAACTCCAGCAGGAACTCGAAAAACGGCCGCTCCGGGTCGATGCTGGCCAGCCAGCGGGTCATCTGGTTGCGGACCCGGATCGAGGTGTATTCGGCGACATAGGAGAAGAAGTCGAGCTTGTCGGGGAAATACTGGAACAGCGAGCCCTTGGCGACCCCGGCCTCGCGCGCCACCGCGTTGAGGCTGCCGGCCGAATAGCCGCACCGACCAAACTCGCGCATGGCCGCGGCCAGCACCCGCTCGCGCCGCTCGGCGGACAGGTTGTCCCAGGTCGATGTCGGCACCGTACTCCTCACTGAGTAATCTTCCGATCATGGTGCGTGACGGCCACAATCGTTGTCAATCTCCGCTTGTCGCGCACGTTTGACAGTGCGTCGCCGGTTGCCGTACATCTAAGCGACCACCCGGTCATGGAGGGTCATGAGCACCGCTCGCCGAAAGGCCTGTGTCGTCGGCGCCGGCTCGTCCGGGATCGCCGCGTGCCAGGTGCTGCAGGCTCGCGGCGTCGACTTCGACTGCTTCGAGTCCGGCTCGGAGGTCGGCGGCAACTGGCGCTATCTCAACGACAACGGCATGTCGTCGGCATACCGGTCGCTGCACATCAACACCTCGCGGCAGATCATGCAGTACGCCGCGTATCCGATGCCCGAGGACTATCCGACCTATCCGCACCACACGCAGATCGCCGCGTATTTCGACGACTTCGTCGACCATTTCGGCCTGCGGGAACGGATCGCTTTTCGCACCACCGTGGAGTCGGTCGAGCCGTGTTCCGGCGGCGGTTTCGAGGTGACCACGCGCGACGCGGACGGCCGGCAGCAGACCCGGACGTACGGCGCCGTACTCGTCGCCAACGGCCACCACTGGGACGCGCGCTGGCCGGAGCCGCCGTTTCCCGGCGGTTTCACCGGCCGGCAGCTGCATTCGCACGACTACAAGACGCCGGACGAGTTCGCCGGAGCGCGGGTTGTGGTGCTGGGGATCGGAAACTCGGCCTGTGACATCGCGGTCGAGACCTCGCGGGTCGCGGCGCGCACCTTCCTGGCCATCCGTCGCGGCGCGCACGTGGTGCCGAAATACCTGTTCGGCATGCCGACCGACCATCTCACCTCGTCGCCGCTGTCCTTCGGTCCACTGTGGACGAAGCGGCTCGGACTGCGGCTGATGCTGCGGCTGGCGCGCGGGTCGGTCACCGCGTACGGCCTGCCGGCGCCGGACCACAAGGTGCTGTCGGCGCATCCGACGATCTCCGACGACCTGCTGACCCGGCTCGGCCACGGCGACATCGCGGTGAAGCCCAACATCGACCGTTTCGCCGGCGACAAGGTGCGTTTCGTGGACGGCAGCGTCGAGGAGGTGGACGCGGTCGTCTACTGCACCGGTTACCGGATTTCGTTTCCGTTCCTCGACTCGAGGGTCATCTCGGCGGCGGACAACGAGGTGTCGCTGTTTCACCGGGTCGTCTCGCCGGAGTTTCCTGGGTTGTTCTTTCTGGCGCTGGTGCAGCCGCTCGGCGCGACGATGCCGATCGCCGAGGCGCAGGCCGAGTGGATCGCCGACCTGCTGCTCGGCCGGGCCGTACTGCCGCCAGCCGCCGAGATGCGCGCCGAGATCGCCGCCTACCACGCGCGTACGCGAAAACGTTACGTCGCCTCGAAAAGGCACACCATCCAGGTCGACTTCCGTGAACATCTGGCGGAAATCCGCGCGGCCCGCCGCACCGGCGCCCGCCGCCGCGGCCGTTCGGTGGCGCTGTAGGGGACACACGAGCGCATGTAGCGCTAAATGTCTACCTTGCGAGCTTCCCGAATGCCGTGAATGCCGCGTTACTAGCGCTCGATGCAAGTAATGCTGTTGTGACGACTTCCCCGGACGAGAAGAGCGACAAATGTCCGGCTTGATGTCTTGTTAAACAAGTATTGAGCGATCAGATCGCCTCACCTGCATTGCTAGCCGCAACAGTCACACCAGCACCACCCCGGCCGCCACCCAATGTTCGCATGGCCCCCATGCGTGCGTCAGACGCACGTAAGGAGGCCCTACTACCAAACACAAACCGGCAAGACGGACATGTAGCGC comes from the Fodinicola acaciae genome and includes:
- a CDS encoding TetR/AcrR family transcriptional regulator, giving the protein MPTSTWDNLSAERRERVLAAAMREFGRCGYSAGSLNAVAREAGVAKGSLFQYFPDKLDFFSYVAEYTSIRVRNQMTRWLASIDPERPFFEFLLELVDAWMRYYAEHPLERGVTAATNLELDPQVRTAVRAPVNRIYVNTIRPFAERAVCRGDLYPEADLDAFISLLVLLLPHLALAPHLPGLDVSVPMYGVSDESRADAARRLLLGIYVGFGPLPDGNDVWTVASPRPAVATG
- a CDS encoding NAD(P)-binding domain-containing protein; translation: MSTARRKACVVGAGSSGIAACQVLQARGVDFDCFESGSEVGGNWRYLNDNGMSSAYRSLHINTSRQIMQYAAYPMPEDYPTYPHHTQIAAYFDDFVDHFGLRERIAFRTTVESVEPCSGGGFEVTTRDADGRQQTRTYGAVLVANGHHWDARWPEPPFPGGFTGRQLHSHDYKTPDEFAGARVVVLGIGNSACDIAVETSRVAARTFLAIRRGAHVVPKYLFGMPTDHLTSSPLSFGPLWTKRLGLRLMLRLARGSVTAYGLPAPDHKVLSAHPTISDDLLTRLGHGDIAVKPNIDRFAGDKVRFVDGSVEEVDAVVYCTGYRISFPFLDSRVISAADNEVSLFHRVVSPEFPGLFFLALVQPLGATMPIAEAQAEWIADLLLGRAVLPPAAEMRAEIAAYHARTRKRYVASKRHTIQVDFREHLAEIRAARRTGARRRGRSVAL